In Nitrospinota bacterium, one DNA window encodes the following:
- a CDS encoding riboflavin synthase — protein sequence MFSGIVESVGTIGEFVQQNEGAVLVVNTEEEFSGFVDGESIAVNGVCLTVVGSTQTSFKLDLSTETLDRTNFKSLEKGDKVNLERSLTPSTKISGHFVSGHIDRVGKIVSIEEKPGEVLFQFSHPEELSPYIMEKGSIALDGISLTVFDCKDCRFKVSIIPYTLSHTNLRCRKIGDLINIECDMIGKYVFKACETLLKGDDKRPSLDFLRQQGFSG from the coding sequence ATGTTCAGCGGAATAGTGGAATCGGTGGGAACTATTGGAGAGTTTGTGCAGCAAAACGAAGGTGCTGTGCTTGTTGTTAATACTGAAGAGGAGTTTTCCGGGTTCGTGGATGGTGAGAGCATTGCGGTGAACGGGGTTTGCCTGACGGTTGTAGGCTCAACCCAAACATCCTTCAAATTGGACCTGAGTACTGAAACGCTTGACCGCACGAACTTTAAAAGCCTGGAAAAAGGCGACAAGGTTAACCTGGAGCGATCACTCACACCTTCAACTAAAATTAGCGGTCACTTTGTCAGCGGACATATTGATCGAGTGGGTAAAATAGTGAGCATTGAGGAGAAGCCGGGAGAGGTTTTGTTCCAGTTTTCCCATCCAGAAGAATTGAGTCCCTATATCATGGAAAAAGGTTCCATTGCCCTGGATGGTATTAGCCTGACTGTTTTTGATTGCAAAGATTGCAGGTTTAAGGTTTCCATCATTCCATATACTTTAAGTCATACAAACCTGAGGTGTAGGAAAATCGGCGATTTAATAAATATCGAATGTGATATGATAGGCAAATACGTTTTTAAAGCTTGTGAAACTTTGTTGAAGGGTGATGACAAAAGGCCTTCCCTTGATTTTCTCCGTCAACAAGGCTTCTCAGGGTAA
- a CDS encoding bifunctional 3,4-dihydroxy-2-butanone-4-phosphate synthase/GTP cyclohydrolase II: MFSTIEEAVEDIQQGKMIVIVDDEDRENEGDLMVAAEKVTPDIINFMAKFGRGLICLTLTENRTRELGLNMMVDDNQSAFETPFTVSIDARHGVTTGISAADRAHTIKVAIDSESHKGDLVKPGHIFPLRAKNGGVLVRMGQTEASVDIARIAGLQPYGVICEIMNDDGTMARVSHLKEFINQHGLKMITTKDLAEYRLKQEALVEEVTSTNLPTHSGEFRSVVFKNVLNDQTHIALVKGEIDAEEPTLVRVHSQCLTGDVFGSYRCDCGEQLKKSMEMIENEGKGVLLYLYQEGRGIGIVNKMKAYALQDEGKDTVQANEELGFKPDLRDYGIGAQILRKLGLGKIRIMTNNPRKIVGLEGYGLQMTERVSIEVQSKKDNIKYLRTKQKKLGHMFQNIK, translated from the coding sequence ATATTCAGCACAATTGAAGAAGCTGTTGAGGATATTCAGCAGGGGAAAATGATTGTCATCGTAGATGACGAGGATCGGGAAAATGAGGGGGACCTGATGGTCGCCGCCGAGAAAGTAACCCCTGATATTATCAATTTCATGGCTAAATTTGGTCGTGGTTTGATTTGCCTCACTCTTACAGAAAATCGAACACGTGAACTGGGCTTGAACATGATGGTTGATGATAACCAGTCTGCTTTTGAAACTCCCTTCACAGTTTCCATTGACGCAAGACATGGTGTGACAACTGGAATATCAGCTGCCGATAGAGCACATACTATTAAAGTAGCGATTGATTCGGAATCTCACAAGGGCGACCTGGTTAAACCTGGGCATATTTTCCCATTGCGCGCCAAAAATGGCGGTGTCCTGGTTCGCATGGGGCAGACAGAAGCATCTGTGGATATTGCACGCATTGCCGGTTTGCAACCTTATGGAGTGATCTGTGAAATCATGAATGATGATGGAACTATGGCAAGAGTCAGTCATCTGAAAGAATTTATAAATCAACATGGTCTTAAAATGATCACCACTAAAGACCTTGCTGAATACAGGCTGAAACAAGAGGCGCTGGTTGAAGAGGTCACATCAACTAATTTGCCCACACATTCTGGTGAATTTCGTTCAGTCGTCTTTAAGAACGTATTGAATGACCAGACACATATAGCACTGGTTAAAGGTGAAATCGATGCCGAGGAGCCGACACTGGTCCGGGTTCATTCCCAATGTTTAACTGGGGATGTTTTTGGTTCCTATCGATGTGATTGTGGTGAACAATTAAAAAAATCAATGGAAATGATAGAGAATGAAGGTAAGGGGGTACTGCTTTACTTATACCAGGAAGGTCGAGGGATAGGTATCGTCAACAAAATGAAAGCCTACGCCTTGCAGGATGAAGGAAAAGACACCGTTCAGGCTAATGAGGAACTCGGGTTTAAACCTGATTTGAGAGACTATGGCATCGGTGCTCAGATCCTTCGAAAGCTGGGTCTCGGAAAAATCAGGATTATGACGAACAACCCCAGAAAAATTGTTGGTCTGGAAGGATATGGCCTGCAAATGACAGAAAGGGTTTCCATCGAAGTGCAGTCCAAAAAAGACAATATAAAATATCTACGGACCAAACAGAAAAAGTTGGGCCATATGTTTCAAAATATTAAATGA
- a CDS encoding 6,7-dimethyl-8-ribityllumazine synthase, with protein MVNYIEGDGNAEGLRFGIIVSRFNDLITSNLLNGALSALKEQKAGEEDIEVIRVPGAFEIPQAAKKLCSTRNFDAIICLGAVIKGGTPHFEYISAETSRGINQVGLEFNIPVLFGVLTTNNLEQAVERSKPDSSNKGREAALAAVEMANLYRKT; from the coding sequence ATGGTTAATTATATTGAAGGTGATGGAAACGCCGAAGGGCTGCGTTTTGGAATTATAGTGAGTCGCTTTAATGACTTGATTACAAGCAACCTGCTCAATGGGGCGCTTTCAGCTCTTAAGGAGCAGAAGGCTGGCGAAGAGGATATTGAGGTTATTCGTGTTCCTGGAGCTTTTGAAATTCCTCAAGCGGCTAAAAAGCTATGTTCAACCAGAAACTTTGACGCCATCATTTGTCTGGGAGCCGTAATTAAAGGTGGCACGCCTCACTTTGAATATATTTCAGCTGAAACCAGTCGAGGGATTAACCAGGTTGGTCTTGAGTTTAATATTCCTGTTTTGTTTGGTGTGTTGACCACGAACAACCTTGAACAGGCGGTGGAAAGATCGAAGCCAGATTCTTCAAATAAGGGCAGAGAAGCAGCGCTGGCGGCTGTTGAAATGGCAAATTTATACAGGAAAACTTGA
- the nusB gene encoding transcription antitermination factor NusB, with amino-acid sequence MGKRRIARELALKFLYQSEFSEDDLDTQVEQFCERSGTQTEIIEFMKVLVKKVFGRAEDIDILLNKFSDHWALERMSMIDRSILRLGICELVFESSTPPKVVINEAVEIAKKFGTEDSPDFINGILDKVFKETLKPTSSPTLK; translated from the coding sequence ATGGGAAAGCGACGCATTGCGAGAGAGTTGGCTTTGAAATTCCTGTACCAAAGCGAATTCAGTGAGGACGACCTTGATACTCAGGTAGAGCAGTTTTGCGAAAGATCAGGTACTCAAACTGAAATCATCGAGTTTATGAAAGTACTGGTCAAAAAGGTTTTTGGCCGTGCTGAAGACATCGATATTCTTCTTAATAAATTTAGTGATCATTGGGCACTGGAACGTATGTCCATGATTGATAGAAGTATCTTGCGTCTGGGTATTTGCGAACTGGTTTTCGAAAGTTCCACCCCTCCCAAAGTAGTTATTAACGAGGCCGTTGAGATTGCCAAAAAATTTGGTACTGAAGATTCCCCGGATTTCATCAACGGTATTCTCGATAAGGTTTTTAAGGAAACCCTTAAACCCACGTCATCCCCTACGCTTAAATAA
- a CDS encoding metallophosphoesterase: MRYIIFSDLHSNLEALEQFEKEIATITYDKLVCLGDIVGYGADPNACVEWVIKNVDICIAGNHDWAAVELTDTTYFNYSAYESCLWTRNQLKESHKEFLRSLPLD; encoded by the coding sequence ATGCGTTACATAATTTTCTCCGATTTACACAGTAACCTCGAAGCCCTGGAGCAGTTTGAAAAAGAAATAGCAACTATTACTTATGACAAACTGGTTTGTCTTGGGGATATTGTAGGTTATGGGGCTGATCCCAATGCCTGCGTTGAGTGGGTGATAAAAAACGTCGATATTTGCATAGCAGGAAATCATGATTGGGCTGCTGTCGAATTGACGGATACCACCTATTTCAACTATTCAGCCTATGAATCCTGCCTATGGACTCGTAATCAACTGAAAGAAAGTCATAAAGAGTTTCTTCGTTCTCTTCCTCTAGAT
- a CDS encoding metallophosphoesterase family protein, with protein MTDTTYFNYSAYESCLWTRNQLKESHKEFLRSLPLDLEEGGIYWVHSSPYQPKAWHYITSKAGAKRNFESFTASICFVGHSHKTLILEETGDGEVKEHSSGSWKIDPECRYIFNDGSLGQPRDRNPDPAFMIYDSEENTVKIHRFKYDLNSAQGKIRDSGLPLDSAERLSHGR; from the coding sequence TTGACGGATACCACCTATTTCAACTATTCAGCCTATGAATCCTGCCTATGGACTCGTAATCAACTGAAAGAAAGTCATAAAGAGTTTCTTCGTTCTCTTCCTCTAGACCTTGAGGAAGGAGGGATATATTGGGTGCATTCATCTCCGTATCAGCCCAAAGCCTGGCATTATATAACCTCAAAAGCAGGTGCAAAACGCAACTTCGAAAGCTTTACAGCTTCCATATGTTTTGTGGGGCATTCCCATAAAACGTTGATTCTCGAAGAGACTGGTGATGGAGAAGTGAAGGAGCATTCCTCAGGTAGCTGGAAAATCGACCCGGAATGTCGTTATATTTTTAACGATGGAAGTTTGGGCCAGCCACGGGACAGAAACCCCGATCCAGCGTTTATGATTTATGATTCTGAAGAAAATACTGTGAAAATCCACCGTTTTAAATACGACCTCAACTCAGCTCAAGGGAAGATACGTGATAGCGGCTTGCCGTTAGACTCAGCCGAGAGGCTGTCGCACGGAAGATAA
- a CDS encoding tetratricopeptide repeat protein: MSVCQFQIKINKASLIIGIFILCLQASSAWAGKSYSAKDLYYLAQKSYYQLKNSPDRQQYRHHWEKVIHQFSKVIQRYPKSQQAYKATFTIASLYQGLNSVSKNVKDLNQSLRYYKKVSSDFQKGTLTDDALFESAEIYRNRQNLSAAKGIFKTIFEKHPESDQAGKARLEYKKLVSLSRTTQKKAEPKPAIKKSIVPEKKKKTQPATAVVAEASKKRKILPKPVPPSQEKKITKSAPSKKVVVAKKTRAKVKKVKFKKDKKGGYLYAPSGGVASSSPLIVVDAGHGGKDQGAKSARGLHEKKVNLTIARHVKTILVNRFKYRVVMTRKDDTFIPLKERSAIANNRDADLFVSIHANAAERKSAHGIETYFLGTANNDRALAVAARENGELVHSVKDDQVQEILASLITTTKINDSSRLAGVVQNNLYRSTRKKFRELKNLGVKEGPFYVLHGADMPSILVEVGFLTNRKESRMLSKPDYLYRLASSIAEGIHKYLQDKEPSI; the protein is encoded by the coding sequence ATGTCAGTTTGTCAATTTCAGATAAAAATTAACAAAGCGTCCCTGATTATAGGGATCTTTATTCTATGTTTGCAGGCATCTTCTGCGTGGGCCGGTAAATCTTATTCAGCCAAAGACCTTTATTATCTGGCGCAAAAATCTTACTACCAGCTCAAAAACTCTCCTGATAGACAACAATACCGCCACCATTGGGAAAAAGTCATTCACCAGTTTTCAAAAGTGATACAACGCTACCCTAAAAGCCAGCAGGCTTACAAGGCTACGTTTACCATTGCCAGTTTGTATCAGGGGTTAAATTCTGTGTCCAAAAATGTCAAGGACCTGAATCAGTCTCTTCGCTACTATAAAAAAGTTTCCAGTGACTTTCAGAAAGGCACTCTTACCGATGATGCCTTGTTTGAGTCGGCAGAGATATATCGTAACAGGCAAAACCTGTCGGCAGCGAAAGGAATCTTCAAAACAATTTTTGAAAAGCACCCAGAGAGTGATCAGGCTGGAAAGGCTCGATTAGAATATAAGAAGCTTGTATCTCTTTCCAGGACGACTCAAAAGAAAGCGGAACCCAAACCAGCTATAAAAAAATCCATAGTCCCCGAAAAAAAGAAAAAAACTCAACCAGCAACAGCGGTTGTGGCTGAAGCATCAAAAAAACGAAAAATACTCCCCAAACCCGTACCGCCGTCTCAAGAAAAAAAAATAACTAAATCTGCTCCATCAAAAAAAGTGGTGGTAGCAAAAAAAACCAGGGCAAAGGTCAAAAAAGTAAAGTTTAAGAAGGATAAAAAAGGGGGATATCTTTATGCCCCTTCTGGTGGTGTTGCTAGCTCTTCGCCTTTAATTGTTGTGGATGCAGGGCATGGAGGTAAAGATCAGGGTGCTAAAAGTGCGAGAGGATTACATGAGAAAAAAGTCAACCTGACCATTGCCCGGCATGTAAAAACCATTTTGGTAAACAGGTTCAAGTATCGTGTAGTGATGACACGAAAGGATGATACATTTATTCCTCTCAAAGAAAGAAGTGCGATAGCCAATAATCGTGATGCAGACCTGTTTGTTTCAATTCATGCTAATGCCGCAGAAAGAAAATCAGCTCATGGTATAGAAACTTATTTCCTGGGTACGGCAAATAACGACCGTGCCCTGGCTGTTGCAGCCAGGGAAAATGGAGAACTGGTTCACTCAGTCAAAGACGACCAGGTTCAGGAAATTTTGGCAAGCCTTATTACAACTACTAAAATAAATGACTCATCCCGACTGGCAGGGGTGGTGCAAAATAACCTGTATAGATCGACCCGGAAAAAGTTCAGAGAATTGAAAAACCTTGGTGTTAAAGAAGGCCCTTTTTATGTCCTCCATGGCGCTGATATGCCCAGTATTCTGGTTGAAGTCGGATTTTTGACCAACCGGAAAGAATCCCGCATGCTTTCCAAGCCTGACTACCTCTACAGGCTGGCTTCCTCCATAGCGGAAGGTATTCATAAATACCTGCAAGATAAGGAACCATCCATTTAA
- the der gene encoding ribosome biogenesis GTPase Der — MTTPIIAIVGRANVGKSTLFNKLTQSRSAIVNDTPGVTRDRMYGAAEISNRPVLIVDTGGVDVDVNNQIELQVVEQARWARDEADFVIVVVDNQVGLTGPDREMISQVRKSDKPFCLAVNKVDSPTQHFIHPEFSELGLENTFAVSAEHGPGIIELTEAVSASLPDMEEEPDFDENTIRIAVIGRPNVGKSSLINKLLNSERCIVSDIPGTTRDAVDTSLEWNGRHFILIDTAGIRRKGKTSQVLDKFSMVMALKAMDRCDVAVMMLDAMEPISDQDATIAGYALERGKGCLVLGNKWDLSREKEVLFEEFKERVNRKLKFLEFAPVLTVSAMTGLRIEKVLPQVEQVFEEYSRSIPTSTLNDCFERAIQKNPMSNYRGKFMKMFYATQVKKRPPTFKCFMNFPEGIHFSYKRYLINSLRKQFGFTGTPVRLVLSGKRKGIDI; from the coding sequence ATGACAACCCCAATTATAGCTATCGTTGGCAGGGCCAACGTTGGCAAGTCGACATTATTCAACAAACTCACTCAAAGCCGTTCGGCGATTGTTAATGATACTCCGGGAGTGACTCGTGACCGAATGTATGGTGCCGCAGAAATTAGCAACCGCCCTGTATTAATTGTGGATACGGGTGGTGTTGATGTGGACGTCAACAACCAGATTGAACTCCAGGTGGTGGAACAGGCCAGATGGGCAAGAGACGAGGCAGACTTTGTGATTGTGGTTGTGGATAATCAGGTAGGGTTGACCGGGCCGGATAGAGAAATGATTTCCCAGGTTCGTAAATCAGATAAACCTTTTTGCCTGGCGGTAAATAAAGTTGATTCTCCTACGCAACATTTTATCCATCCTGAGTTTTCTGAGTTGGGACTTGAGAATACCTTTGCTGTGTCAGCGGAGCATGGACCTGGCATTATTGAATTGACGGAAGCCGTTTCCGCATCCCTTCCTGATATGGAAGAGGAACCTGATTTTGATGAGAACACTATACGTATAGCTGTGATTGGCAGGCCTAATGTTGGAAAATCATCATTGATTAATAAATTACTTAATTCTGAACGGTGTATTGTGAGTGATATACCGGGAACAACCCGTGATGCTGTTGATACATCGCTTGAGTGGAACGGTCGGCATTTTATTTTAATCGACACGGCAGGAATAAGACGTAAGGGGAAAACCAGCCAGGTTCTGGACAAGTTCAGCATGGTCATGGCCCTTAAAGCTATGGACCGCTGCGATGTTGCTGTAATGATGCTTGATGCCATGGAACCCATAAGCGATCAGGATGCAACAATCGCAGGTTATGCTCTGGAACGTGGAAAAGGCTGTCTGGTTCTGGGAAATAAATGGGACTTATCCCGTGAAAAAGAAGTTCTGTTTGAGGAGTTCAAAGAAAGGGTGAACCGAAAACTGAAGTTTCTAGAGTTTGCTCCAGTGCTCACAGTGTCTGCAATGACAGGCCTGCGAATTGAAAAGGTCCTGCCTCAGGTTGAACAGGTATTCGAAGAATATTCCCGAAGTATTCCTACTTCAACACTCAATGATTGTTTTGAACGCGCCATTCAGAAAAATCCCATGTCGAATTACAGGGGTAAGTTTATGAAGATGTTTTATGCCACTCAAGTTAAAAAGAGACCACCCACTTTTAAATGTTTTATGAATTTCCCTGAAGGAATACACTTCTCCTATAAACGTTACTTGATAAACAGTCTTAGAAAACAATTCGGATTTACCGGAACCCCTGTTCGTCTCGTATTATCTGGAAAAAGAAAAGGAATAGACATTTAA
- the fusA gene encoding elongation factor G, giving the protein MKQYKLQDIRNIGLVGHGGSGKTSLAEAILYFSGVSDRLGQVGDVSSVMDYDPDEVKRGHSIDASVAFCEVNATKINLVDMPGNSNFISDIPACLKVVDGLIFVISADEGVQFYTEKIWNWADELNLPRIIFINKLDHDRANIAPILEAIKNKFKKNPVYMQLPNSTGDAFSGIVDLIDNHYVSYDKGSKGEGKAGETPADIKDEMEISHGDLMEAVAEVDDDLIEVYLEQGELTEEEFSKGLKEGIQAGQLIPVLGGSALNNMGVDLLLKAAVKYLPSPDIRSPAMAKRLKDDAEVPCAANEGKPSSGLVFKTIADPYAGKLTLFRMFSGSLKGDSTVYNSTRDVNERVGQLYMLQGKKQVQVSEIPEGDMGTVAKLKSTITGDTLSDSDEKVVFPPISFPMPVFSRALEPKTRADEEKISGSLNRLLEEDMTLKMERNAQTGQLLLSGLGQVHFDVTLERLKRRFGVEVNVKAPKVPYREAIKGTTKVQGKYKKQTGGKGQFGDTWIEISPLKRGEGYIFEDKIVGGAIPKTYIPAVDKGIQEAMEGGVIAHYPMVDVKVSLYDGSYHNVDSSEMAFKIAGSLGFKKGVMDCKPILIEPIMNMEIIVPSDNVGDIMGDINSKRGKIQGIDPGEDTQTIRAHVPMAEILNFFFMFVMEYDHYEDVPEHLMQKIIDEANQAYEEKSAH; this is encoded by the coding sequence ATGAAACAATATAAACTTCAGGATATCAGAAATATTGGATTGGTTGGCCATGGTGGATCTGGAAAGACGTCTTTAGCCGAGGCGATTTTGTACTTTTCCGGAGTCTCTGATCGGTTGGGACAAGTGGGTGATGTCTCATCGGTTATGGATTATGATCCGGATGAAGTGAAGCGTGGACATTCTATTGATGCCTCTGTCGCGTTTTGTGAAGTGAATGCGACAAAGATAAACCTGGTTGATATGCCGGGAAACAGTAACTTCATTTCTGATATACCTGCCTGCCTGAAAGTGGTCGATGGTTTGATTTTTGTGATCAGTGCTGATGAAGGGGTTCAGTTTTATACAGAAAAAATTTGGAACTGGGCCGATGAGTTAAACCTGCCAAGAATCATTTTCATTAATAAGCTTGATCATGACAGGGCCAATATAGCCCCAATCCTGGAAGCCATTAAGAATAAATTCAAAAAAAACCCGGTTTATATGCAACTCCCGAATTCTACTGGAGACGCGTTTTCCGGGATAGTTGATCTTATCGATAACCATTATGTTTCCTATGATAAAGGCAGTAAGGGTGAAGGAAAAGCAGGGGAAACACCAGCTGATATTAAGGATGAAATGGAAATTAGCCATGGTGACTTGATGGAAGCGGTAGCGGAAGTCGATGATGATTTAATTGAAGTGTATCTGGAGCAGGGGGAATTGACCGAAGAAGAATTCTCGAAAGGATTAAAGGAGGGTATTCAAGCTGGTCAGTTAATTCCTGTATTAGGTGGGTCTGCTCTGAATAATATGGGTGTAGATTTATTGCTCAAGGCTGCAGTGAAATATTTACCATCCCCTGATATCAGATCTCCTGCGATGGCAAAGCGGTTGAAGGATGATGCCGAGGTTCCATGTGCTGCAAATGAAGGTAAACCATCTTCCGGTCTGGTTTTTAAAACTATTGCCGATCCTTATGCTGGCAAACTGACTTTGTTCAGAATGTTTTCCGGGTCTCTTAAAGGTGATTCCACGGTATATAACTCTACCCGGGACGTGAATGAACGTGTGGGACAGTTATATATGCTTCAGGGCAAAAAACAGGTGCAAGTTTCGGAAATTCCGGAAGGTGATATGGGCACTGTGGCTAAGCTAAAGTCAACCATTACGGGTGATACGCTTTCTGATTCAGATGAGAAGGTAGTATTTCCTCCTATATCCTTTCCAATGCCTGTTTTTTCACGTGCTCTCGAACCTAAAACAAGAGCTGATGAGGAAAAAATCAGTGGTTCCCTGAACAGGTTGTTGGAAGAAGATATGACTTTGAAGATGGAGAGAAATGCACAAACCGGGCAGTTATTGCTCTCTGGTTTGGGGCAGGTTCACTTTGATGTAACACTTGAGCGATTGAAACGACGTTTTGGTGTAGAAGTGAATGTTAAGGCACCCAAAGTTCCCTATCGAGAAGCGATTAAGGGAACTACAAAGGTGCAGGGAAAATATAAAAAGCAAACTGGCGGGAAAGGTCAGTTTGGTGACACCTGGATAGAAATTTCTCCCTTGAAAAGAGGAGAAGGTTATATTTTCGAAGATAAAATTGTTGGAGGTGCTATACCGAAAACATATATTCCCGCTGTTGACAAGGGAATACAGGAAGCTATGGAGGGTGGTGTCATTGCTCATTATCCTATGGTTGATGTGAAGGTCAGTTTATATGACGGGTCTTACCATAATGTAGACTCTTCGGAAATGGCTTTTAAGATTGCTGGTTCTCTAGGGTTCAAAAAAGGTGTAATGGATTGTAAACCGATTCTTATTGAGCCGATCATGAATATGGAAATCATTGTTCCCAGTGATAATGTCGGGGATATTATGGGCGATATCAACTCCAAGCGTGGCAAAATTCAGGGGATCGATCCGGGGGAGGACACTCAAACCATCCGCGCCCATGTGCCGATGGCTGAAATTTTAAATTTTTTTTTTATGTTTGTTATGGAATACGATCACTATGAAGACGTTCCAGAGCATTTGATGCAAAAGATTATCGATGAAGCCAATCAGGCTTATGAAGAAAAGTCTGCTCACTGA
- a CDS encoding integration host factor subunit alpha — translation MVKADIVDQVYEKVGFTRQEAAQAVEILFDEIKSELSHGNNVRISRFASFILRKKNARNARNPKTGETIRIRPRTVLTFKPSRQLLDSTNQSTCDDSSDS, via the coding sequence CTGGTGAAGGCTGATATTGTGGACCAGGTTTATGAAAAAGTCGGGTTCACACGTCAGGAAGCCGCTCAGGCCGTGGAGATTTTATTTGATGAAATTAAATCTGAACTATCTCATGGCAATAATGTGCGCATTTCAAGGTTTGCCAGCTTTATTTTGCGGAAGAAAAATGCCCGAAATGCCCGAAACCCAAAAACCGGTGAGACAATCCGTATAAGACCCAGGACCGTCTTAACCTTTAAACCCAGTAGACAATTACTGGACTCTACCAACCAATCTACTTGTGATGACAGCTCTGATTCCTGA
- a CDS encoding MerR family transcriptional regulator translates to MTALIPDKLFFKIGEVADLAGVEQHVLRYWEDEIDSLKPTKNKSGQRLYQKKDVELVLEIKRLLYKEKFTIAGAKNKLKSFKRKGTQMDFAYDRESFLEWKQEMKSDLEFILKTLDDNND, encoded by the coding sequence ATGACAGCTCTGATTCCTGATAAATTATTCTTTAAAATTGGCGAAGTCGCTGACCTTGCTGGTGTAGAACAACATGTTTTGCGCTATTGGGAGGATGAAATAGATTCTTTGAAACCGACTAAAAACAAGTCAGGACAAAGATTGTATCAAAAAAAAGATGTTGAGTTGGTTCTGGAAATCAAGCGCCTTCTCTATAAAGAAAAGTTTACTATCGCTGGAGCTAAAAATAAACTCAAGAGCTTTAAACGAAAAGGTACACAGATGGATTTTGCTTATGATCGTGAATCTTTTCTGGAATGGAAACAGGAGATGAAAAGTGATTTGGAGTTTATATTAAAAACTCTTGATGATAATAATGACTGA
- a CDS encoding redoxin family protein: MATLPGKDAKLIRLNPEWSVENAASTPLEQELSIDDFNGKRLIITLPGAGGFCNKEFDLVKDNQDKFKAAGADEVIVVVGTDILSNAGRGLPNLFQDVNQEFGNANKLTLEGVKSRYLHRSVIAVDANGEQVAREDAELLGCRTIDALVEVAKKAFS; this comes from the coding sequence ATGGCAACACTGCCAGGTAAGGATGCTAAGTTAATCAGGTTAAACCCGGAATGGTCGGTAGAAAATGCCGCCTCCACACCATTGGAACAGGAATTGTCTATTGATGATTTTAATGGCAAGCGGCTTATCATCACTCTTCCTGGAGCTGGTGGTTTCTGCAACAAGGAATTTGATCTTGTTAAAGATAATCAGGATAAATTCAAAGCCGCAGGTGCGGATGAAGTCATTGTTGTGGTAGGAACAGATATTTTAAGTAATGCAGGCCGAGGCCTGCCCAACCTGTTTCAGGATGTTAACCAGGAGTTTGGCAATGCCAACAAATTAACTCTGGAAGGGGTTAAAAGCCGCTATCTGCATCGGTCAGTAATTGCAGTGGATGCAAACGGCGAACAGGTCGCCAGGGAAGATGCGGAGCTACTAGGTTGTAGGACGATTGATGCCCTGGTAGAAGTTGCTAAAAAAGCGTTTTCTTAA
- a CDS encoding DUF1566 domain-containing protein, with translation MGNKRFIDNGDGTITDEQVKVMWRKTDSFQDTKKWLNWFKGQDYVEITNMERFAGYENWRYPTEEEAWSLFDLNYKNTDKYGDEIYLHSIFEPGSAGTTWTVEERDSSALVIQYEDGMKVWPSKYAHLNMAYRMVRSIT, from the coding sequence ATGGGAAATAAAAGGTTTATAGATAACGGAGATGGAACTATCACCGATGAACAAGTAAAAGTGATGTGGAGAAAAACAGACTCCTTCCAAGACACAAAGAAATGGCTCAACTGGTTTAAAGGCCAGGATTATGTCGAAATCACCAATATGGAAAGGTTTGCAGGTTACGAGAATTGGCGTTACCCAACTGAAGAAGAAGCATGGTCATTATTCGATCTGAACTACAAAAACACAGACAAATATGGCGATGAAATCTACCTGCACTCAATCTTTGAGCCTGGTAGCGCGGGCACTACCTGGACAGTGGAAGAGCGAGACTCATCGGCTCTGGTCATTCAATACGAAGACGGGATGAAAGTCTGGCCTTCTAAATATGCCCATCTCAATATGGCCTACCGAATGGTCCGGTCTATCACCTGA